GCGACCCGCGCGGGGTGTTCCTCGAATGGTTCAAGGCGGATCCGTTCGCCGAGGCCGTCGGGCACCCCCTGGACCTGCGGCAGGCCAACTGCTCGGTGTCCGCGGCGGGCGTGCTGCGCGGCGTCCACTTCGCGGACGTCCCGCCCGGCCAGGCCAAGTACGTCACCTGCACGAAGGGCGCCGTGCTCGACGTGGTCGTCGACGTGCGCGTCGGCTCCCCGACGTTCGGGCGGTGGGACGCCGTGCTGCTCGACGACGTCGACCGCCGCGCGATCTACCTCGGGGAGGGGCTCGGGCACTCGTTCCTGTCGCTCGAGGACGACTCGACGGTCCTCTACCTGTGCTCCACCGGCTACAACCCGGGCGGCGAGCACGGCGTCCACCCGCTCGACCCCGCGATCGGGATCGACTGGCCGACGACCGCGCGCGACGGGTCGCCGCTCACCCCGCAGCTGTCCGACAAGGACGCGGCGGCCCCCACCCTGGCCGAGGCGGAGCGGCAGGGGCTCCTGCCGACGCACGCAGCCGTCGAGGCGTACCTGGCGTCGCTGCGCGGCTGACGCCCCCCGGACGGCCCAGGGCCGCCGCTCCCCGCGGGGAACGGCGGCCCTGGGTCGGTTGCTCACCGTGACGGCTCACTGACCGGTTGCGGCGTACCTCGCCTCGACGGCGGCCTTGTGCGGACGCCACCACGCCTCGTTGTCGCGGTACCACCGCACCGTCGCCTCCAGGCCCGCCCGGAAGTCCGTGTAGCGGGGTGTCCAGCCGAGCTCGTCGCGCACCTTGCTCGCGTCGATGGCGTAGCGCAGGTCGTGGCCCGGCCGGTCCGCGACGTGATCGAAGTCGTCGGCGTCGAGGTCGAAGATCTCCAGCAGCGCGCGGACGACGTCGAGGTTGCTCGTCTCGCCGTCGGCGCCGATCAGGTAGGTCTCCCCGGGACGCCCCTTGTCGAGGATCGTCCACACCGCGGCGTTGTGGTCCTCGACGTGGATCCAGTCGCGCACGTTGAGACCCGCGCCGTAGAGGCGCGGCCGGACGCCGTCGATCAGGTTCGTCACCTGGCGGGGGATGAACTTCTCGACGTGCTGGTACGGCCCGTAGTTGTTCGAGCAGTTCGAGATGGTCGCCTCGATGCCGAAGGACCGTGCCCACGCGCGCACCAGCAGGTCCGAGCCGGCCTTCGTCGACGAGTACGGGCTGGACGGGTTGTACGGCGTCTCCGGGGTGAACTTCGCCGGGTCGTCGAGCTCGAGGTCGCCGTACACCTCGTCGGTCGAGATGTGGTGGAACCGCACGCGGTGCCGGCGCACCGCCTCCAGCAGGGTGAACGTCCCCACCAGGTTGGTCCGCACGAACGGGGACGGGTCGTCCAGCGAGTTGTCGTTGTGCGACTCCGCGGCGAAGTGCACCACCACGTCGCACTCCCCCACCAGGGCGTCCACGAGGTCCGCGTCGTCGATCGACCCCTCGACGAACCGGATCGAGTCCGCGACGTCGTCGAGGGACGTCCGGTCGCCCGCGTACGTCAGGGCGTCCAGCACCGTGACCGCGACGTCCGGGCGCTCCCGCACCGTCTGGTGGGTGAAGTT
This Isoptericola jiangsuensis DNA region includes the following protein-coding sequences:
- the rfbB gene encoding dTDP-glucose 4,6-dehydratase codes for the protein MRLLVTGGAGFIGANFTHQTVRERPDVAVTVLDALTYAGDRTSLDDVADSIRFVEGSIDDADLVDALVGECDVVVHFAAESHNDNSLDDPSPFVRTNLVGTFTLLEAVRRHRVRFHHISTDEVYGDLELDDPAKFTPETPYNPSSPYSSTKAGSDLLVRAWARSFGIEATISNCSNNYGPYQHVEKFIPRQVTNLIDGVRPRLYGAGLNVRDWIHVEDHNAAVWTILDKGRPGETYLIGADGETSNLDVVRALLEIFDLDADDFDHVADRPGHDLRYAIDASKVRDELGWTPRYTDFRAGLEATVRWYRDNEAWWRPHKAAVEARYAATGQ
- a CDS encoding dTDP-4-dehydrorhamnose 3,5-epimerase family protein translates to MQIRELSVPGAYEFTPRQHGDPRGVFLEWFKADPFAEAVGHPLDLRQANCSVSAAGVLRGVHFADVPPGQAKYVTCTKGAVLDVVVDVRVGSPTFGRWDAVLLDDVDRRAIYLGEGLGHSFLSLEDDSTVLYLCSTGYNPGGEHGVHPLDPAIGIDWPTTARDGSPLTPQLSDKDAAAPTLAEAERQGLLPTHAAVEAYLASLRG